The Hydrogenophaga crocea genome contains a region encoding:
- the prmC gene encoding peptide chain release factor N(5)-glutamine methyltransferase produces the protein MTLASRLARLSADGLPRLEALQLLLLALGRDPHDRAWLLAHDDQTLNTEAEARLSALLERHRAGEPMAYLRGEQAFFGLNLRVDRRVLAPRPDTETLVQWAIDVLSTGAPPDARVLDLGTGSGAIALALQHHSPTWRVTATDASADALAVARANAERLGLAVALRQGAWLAAVPGERFELIVSNPPYIAEGDPHLNALHHEPIGALTAGPDGLDDLRTLVAQAPEALAPGGWLLLEHGHDQGETVQALLRERGFEAVAGRTDLAGIVRCSGGRWPAAR, from the coding sequence ATGACGCTCGCGTCCCGACTCGCCCGCCTGAGCGCCGACGGCCTGCCCCGGCTCGAAGCCCTGCAGCTGCTCCTGCTCGCGCTGGGCCGCGACCCGCACGACCGCGCCTGGCTGCTCGCGCACGACGACCAGACGCTGAACACCGAGGCCGAGGCGCGGCTGTCCGCGCTGCTCGAGCGCCACCGCGCCGGCGAACCCATGGCCTACCTGCGCGGCGAGCAGGCCTTTTTCGGCTTGAACCTGCGCGTCGACCGCCGGGTGCTGGCCCCCCGCCCCGACACCGAAACCCTGGTGCAATGGGCCATCGATGTGCTGTCGACCGGGGCCCCTCCCGATGCGCGCGTGCTCGACCTCGGCACCGGCAGCGGCGCGATCGCGCTCGCCCTGCAGCACCATAGCCCCACCTGGCGCGTGACCGCCACCGACGCGAGCGCCGATGCGCTGGCGGTGGCGCGCGCCAACGCCGAGCGCCTGGGCCTGGCCGTGGCCTTGCGCCAGGGCGCCTGGCTGGCCGCGGTGCCGGGCGAGCGCTTCGAGCTGATCGTGAGCAACCCGCCCTACATCGCCGAAGGCGACCCGCACCTGAACGCGCTGCACCACGAGCCGATCGGCGCGCTCACCGCCGGCCCCGACGGCCTGGACGATCTGCGCACCCTGGTGGCGCAGGCGCCCGAGGCCCTGGCGCCGGGCGGCTGGCTGCTGCTGGAGCACGGCCACGACCAGGGCGAAACGGTGCAGGCCCTGCTGCGCGAACGCGGCTTCGAGGCCGTGGCCGGCCGCACCGATCTTGCGGGCATCGTGCGCTGCAGCGGCGGCCGCTGGCCGGCAGCGCGATAA
- the ugpB gene encoding sn-glycerol-3-phosphate ABC transporter substrate-binding protein UgpB, translating into MKNRYLPLAGAIALAAAFTAPAHAQTEIQWWHSMGGALGEWVNDLAKDFNATQTQYKIVPTFKGSYDESMTAAIAAFRAGNAPHILQVFEVGTATMMASRQAIVPVGEVMKKAGVTFDPNAYVPAVAGYYTAPNGQMLSFPFNSSTTVFHYNKDAFKAAGLDPEKPPKTWPEVALAAGKLKASGHKCPFTTSWVSWTQLESFSAWHNTEFATLGNGMRGLNTRLSFNSPLHVRHIENLANMAKTGLFVYKGRGNAADATFVSGECAMITGSSALYGNVKRNAKFVGGIGTLPYYPDVAGAPQNTVIGGASLWVMSGKKEAEYKGVAMFFAHLSKAEEAAKSHQRTGYLPVTKAAYELTEKSGFYKQNPGTDVSVEQMIRKTTDKSRGIRLGNFVQIRTINDEELEQVWAGRKAPKQALDDAVKRGNELLARFEAANKGK; encoded by the coding sequence ATGAAAAACCGCTACCTGCCCCTGGCCGGCGCCATCGCACTGGCCGCCGCCTTCACCGCCCCCGCCCACGCACAGACCGAGATCCAGTGGTGGCACTCCATGGGCGGCGCGCTGGGCGAATGGGTGAACGACCTGGCCAAGGACTTCAACGCCACCCAGACCCAGTACAAGATCGTGCCGACCTTCAAGGGCAGCTACGACGAGTCCATGACGGCCGCGATCGCCGCCTTCCGCGCCGGCAACGCGCCCCACATCCTGCAGGTGTTCGAGGTGGGCACGGCCACCATGATGGCCAGCCGCCAGGCCATCGTGCCCGTGGGCGAGGTGATGAAGAAGGCCGGCGTGACCTTCGACCCCAACGCCTACGTGCCCGCCGTGGCCGGCTACTACACCGCGCCCAACGGCCAGATGCTGAGCTTCCCCTTCAACAGCTCGACCACCGTCTTCCACTACAACAAGGACGCCTTCAAGGCCGCCGGCCTCGACCCCGAGAAGCCGCCCAAGACCTGGCCCGAGGTGGCCCTGGCCGCCGGCAAGCTCAAGGCCTCGGGTCACAAGTGCCCCTTCACCACCAGCTGGGTGAGCTGGACCCAGCTCGAGAGCTTCTCGGCCTGGCACAACACCGAGTTCGCCACCCTGGGCAACGGCATGCGTGGCCTGAACACGCGGCTGAGCTTCAACAGCCCGCTGCACGTGCGCCACATCGAGAACCTGGCCAACATGGCCAAGACCGGCCTGTTCGTCTACAAGGGCCGCGGCAACGCCGCCGACGCCACCTTCGTCTCGGGCGAGTGCGCCATGATCACCGGCTCGTCGGCGCTGTACGGCAACGTCAAGCGCAACGCCAAGTTCGTGGGCGGCATCGGCACCCTGCCCTACTACCCCGACGTGGCCGGCGCGCCCCAGAACACCGTGATCGGCGGCGCCAGCCTGTGGGTGATGTCGGGCAAGAAGGAAGCCGAGTACAAGGGCGTGGCGATGTTCTTCGCCCACCTCTCCAAGGCCGAGGAAGCGGCCAAGAGCCACCAGCGCACCGGCTACCTGCCCGTGACCAAGGCGGCCTACGAGCTGACCGAAAAGTCGGGCTTCTACAAGCAGAACCCGGGCACCGACGTGTCGGTGGAGCAGATGATCCGCAAGACCACCGACAAGTCGCGCGGCATCCGCCTGGGCAACTTCGTGCAGATCCGCACCATCAACGACGAAGAGCTCGAACAGGTCTGGGCCGGCCGCAAGGCGCCCAAGCAGGCGCTCGACGACGCCGTCAAGCGCGGCAACGAGCTGCTGGCCCGCTTCGAAGCCGCCAACAAGGGCAAGTGA
- a CDS encoding sn-glycerol-3-phosphate import ATP-binding protein UgpC has translation MATLQFKNVIKQYRQGKQSLQVIHGVSADIHDGEFIVIVGPSGCGKSTLLRMVAGLEEVTGGEICIGPRVVNQLEPAERDIAMVFQNYALYPHMSVFDNMAYGLKIAKVPPDQIKARVDKAAKILELGHLLERKPRQLSGGQRQRVAMGRAIVRQPQVFLFDEPLSNLDAKLRAQTRIEIQKLHRELGITSLFVTHDQVEAMTLAQRMIVMNAGHMEQFGTPEEVYNRPATTFVASFIGSPPMNLLKQAPGGREGRILGIRPEHLDVGSEGWSLQVETVELLGAERLVHCRLGDEAVIIRTHEDEGAPAVGSTIRAKPREDRLHWFDAATQRRVEA, from the coding sequence ATGGCAACGCTGCAATTCAAGAACGTCATCAAGCAGTACCGGCAGGGCAAGCAGTCGCTGCAGGTGATCCACGGCGTGAGCGCCGACATCCACGACGGCGAATTCATCGTGATCGTCGGGCCCTCGGGCTGCGGCAAGAGCACGCTGCTGCGCATGGTCGCGGGCCTCGAAGAGGTCACGGGCGGCGAGATCTGCATCGGCCCGCGCGTGGTGAACCAGCTCGAACCGGCCGAGCGCGACATCGCCATGGTGTTCCAGAACTACGCGCTCTACCCGCACATGAGCGTGTTCGACAACATGGCCTACGGCCTGAAGATCGCCAAGGTGCCGCCCGATCAGATCAAGGCGCGCGTGGACAAGGCCGCCAAGATCCTCGAGCTCGGCCACCTGCTCGAGCGCAAGCCGCGCCAGCTCTCGGGCGGCCAGCGCCAGCGCGTGGCCATGGGCCGTGCCATCGTGCGCCAGCCGCAGGTGTTCCTGTTCGACGAGCCACTGTCCAACCTGGATGCCAAGCTGCGCGCGCAGACACGCATCGAGATCCAGAAGCTGCACCGCGAACTCGGCATCACCAGCCTGTTCGTCACCCACGACCAGGTCGAGGCCATGACGCTGGCGCAGCGCATGATCGTGATGAACGCGGGGCACATGGAGCAGTTCGGCACGCCCGAAGAGGTCTACAACCGCCCCGCCACCACCTTCGTCGCGAGCTTCATCGGCTCGCCGCCCATGAACCTGCTCAAGCAGGCGCCGGGCGGGCGCGAAGGCCGCATCCTGGGCATCCGGCCCGAGCACCTCGACGTGGGCAGCGAAGGCTGGTCGCTGCAGGTGGAGACCGTGGAACTGCTGGGCGCCGAGCGCCTGGTGCACTGCCGCCTCGGCGACGAGGCCGTGATCATCCGCACCCACGAAGACGAAGGCGCGCCCGCCGTGGGCAGCACCATCCGCGCGAAGCCGCGCGAAGACCGCCTGCACTGGTTCGACGCGGCCACGCAGCGCCGCGTCGAGGCCTGA
- the ugpA gene encoding sn-glycerol-3-phosphate ABC transporter permease UgpA yields the protein MEKRVRFRSAWLPWLLVAPQMAVVLVFFFWPAAQALYQSVLQQDAFGLSTEFVGLANFERLFADPSYIASFKVTAVFSFLVAAVGLVIALLLAVMANRVLRGASVYKTLLIWPYAVAPVVAGVLWLFMFASPYGVVAYALRWMGMDWNHLLNPDHALALIVMAAVWKQISYNFLFFLAGLQSIPHSLIEAATIDGASPWRRFWTIVFPLLSPTTFFLLVINIVYAFLDTFAIVDATTHGGPGKETAILVYKVYYDGFKALDMGGSAAQSVILMGIVIALTVLQFRFVEKKVQY from the coding sequence ATGGAAAAACGCGTCCGATTCCGATCCGCCTGGCTGCCCTGGCTGCTGGTGGCCCCGCAGATGGCGGTGGTACTGGTGTTCTTCTTCTGGCCTGCCGCGCAGGCGCTCTACCAGAGCGTGCTGCAGCAAGACGCCTTCGGCCTGTCCACCGAGTTCGTGGGCCTGGCCAACTTCGAGCGCCTGTTCGCCGACCCGAGCTACATCGCCTCGTTCAAGGTCACGGCGGTGTTCTCCTTCCTCGTGGCCGCCGTGGGCCTGGTGATCGCGCTGCTGCTGGCCGTGATGGCCAACCGCGTGCTGCGCGGCGCCTCGGTCTACAAGACGCTGCTGATCTGGCCCTACGCCGTGGCCCCCGTGGTGGCGGGCGTGCTGTGGCTGTTCATGTTCGCCTCACCCTACGGCGTGGTGGCCTATGCGCTGCGCTGGATGGGCATGGACTGGAACCACCTGCTCAACCCCGACCATGCGCTCGCGCTGATCGTGATGGCCGCGGTGTGGAAGCAGATCTCGTACAACTTCCTGTTCTTCCTCGCGGGGCTGCAGTCGATCCCGCACTCGCTGATCGAGGCCGCCACCATCGACGGCGCCTCGCCCTGGCGCCGCTTCTGGACCATCGTGTTCCCACTGCTGTCGCCCACCACTTTCTTCCTGCTGGTGATCAACATCGTCTACGCCTTCCTCGACACCTTCGCCATCGTCGATGCCACCACCCACGGCGGCCCGGGCAAGGAGACCGCGATCCTGGTCTACAAGGTGTACTACGACGGCTTCAAGGCCCTGGACATGGGCGGCTCGGCCGCGCAATCGGTGATCCTCATGGGCATCGTCATCGCGCTCACGGTGCTGCAGTTCCGCTTCGTCGAAAAGAAAGTGCAGTACTGA
- the ugpE gene encoding sn-glycerol-3-phosphate ABC transporter permease UgpE has protein sequence MIERRPVLTFFSHLILLIGVLVVAFPVYITFVGSTQTAEQVATSNPLSLVPGSHFFETYKLALLGGKTSGGSTIAPVAPMLWVSFVSAMVIAVGKIAISLLSAFAIVYFRFPARGLVFWMIFVTLMLPVEVRIGPTYAVVSDLGMLNSYAGLTVPLIASATATFLFRQFFLTVPDELVEAARMDGAGPMRFFWDVLLPLSRTSIAALFVIQFIYGWNQYLWPLLVTTSEDMYPVVLGIKRAIFGEVYVEWNVVMATAILAMLPPAFVVILMQKWFVKGLVDTEK, from the coding sequence ATGATCGAACGACGCCCCGTCCTCACCTTCTTTTCGCACCTGATCCTGCTGATCGGCGTGCTGGTGGTGGCCTTTCCGGTCTACATCACCTTCGTGGGCTCCACGCAGACGGCCGAGCAGGTGGCCACGAGCAACCCGCTGTCGCTGGTGCCGGGCAGCCATTTCTTCGAGACCTACAAGCTCGCGCTGCTCGGCGGCAAGACCAGCGGCGGCTCCACCATCGCGCCCGTGGCGCCCATGCTCTGGGTGAGCTTCGTGAGCGCCATGGTGATCGCCGTCGGCAAGATCGCGATCTCGCTGCTGTCGGCCTTCGCCATCGTGTACTTCCGCTTCCCGGCGCGCGGCCTGGTGTTCTGGATGATCTTCGTGACCCTGATGCTGCCGGTGGAGGTGCGCATCGGCCCGACCTACGCGGTGGTGTCCGACCTGGGCATGCTCAACAGCTACGCGGGCCTGACCGTGCCGCTGATCGCGTCGGCCACGGCCACCTTCCTGTTCCGCCAGTTCTTCCTCACCGTGCCCGACGAGCTCGTGGAGGCCGCGCGCATGGACGGCGCCGGCCCGATGCGCTTCTTCTGGGACGTGCTGCTGCCGCTGTCGCGCACCAGCATCGCGGCGCTGTTCGTGATCCAGTTCATCTACGGCTGGAACCAGTACCTCTGGCCGCTGCTCGTGACCACCAGCGAGGACATGTACCCGGTGGTGCTGGGCATCAAGCGCGCCATCTTCGGCGAGGTCTACGTGGAATGGAACGTGGTGATGGCCACCGCCATCCTCGCCATGCTGCCGCCGGCCTTCGTGGTCATCCTCATGCAGAAGTGGTTCGTCAAGGGCCTGGTCGATACCGAGAAATAA
- the prfA gene encoding peptide chain release factor 1: MKPFVRDSLLRQRARLHELDALLSAPDVVDDMARFRALSKEHAEASQVVAVFDRFLQREADLQTAQELLRDPDMADMAREEIAACEADIAALDTELQTLLLPRDPDDARNAFVEIRAGTGGDESALFAGDLARLYTRYAERQGWRVEVMSESPSELGGYKEVVLRIEGDGAYGRLRFESGGHRVQRVPATEAQGRIHTSAATVAVMPEPDEAQAIELNPAELRIDTFRASGAGGQHINKTDSAVRVTHLPTGITAECQDGRSQHSNKAKALQVLAARLREKDRAARAAKEAATRKGLIGSGDRSDRIRTYNFPQGRLTDHRINLTLYQLLSVMEGEIDEVIHALQVARGAELLAELEQGQA; the protein is encoded by the coding sequence ATGAAACCCTTCGTCCGCGACTCCCTGCTGCGCCAGCGCGCGCGGCTGCACGAGCTCGACGCCCTGCTCTCGGCGCCCGACGTGGTCGACGACATGGCGCGCTTTCGCGCGCTCAGCAAGGAGCACGCCGAGGCGAGCCAGGTGGTCGCGGTGTTCGACCGCTTCCTGCAGCGCGAGGCCGACCTGCAGACCGCCCAGGAGCTGCTGCGCGACCCCGACATGGCCGACATGGCGCGCGAAGAGATCGCCGCCTGCGAAGCCGACATCGCCGCGCTCGACACCGAGCTGCAGACCCTGCTGCTGCCGCGCGACCCCGACGACGCGCGCAACGCCTTCGTCGAAATCCGCGCGGGCACGGGCGGTGACGAATCGGCGCTGTTCGCGGGCGACCTCGCGCGCCTGTACACGCGCTACGCCGAGCGCCAGGGCTGGCGCGTGGAGGTGATGAGCGAATCGCCCAGCGAGCTCGGCGGCTACAAGGAGGTGGTGCTGCGCATCGAGGGCGACGGGGCGTATGGCCGGCTGCGCTTCGAGTCGGGCGGCCACCGGGTGCAGCGCGTGCCCGCCACCGAAGCCCAGGGCCGCATCCACACCAGCGCCGCCACCGTGGCCGTGATGCCCGAGCCCGATGAGGCCCAGGCCATCGAGCTCAACCCGGCCGAGCTGCGCATCGACACCTTCCGCGCCAGCGGTGCGGGCGGCCAGCACATCAACAAGACCGATTCGGCGGTGCGCGTGACGCACCTGCCCACCGGCATCACCGCCGAGTGCCAGGACGGCCGCAGCCAGCACAGCAACAAGGCCAAGGCCCTGCAGGTGCTGGCCGCGCGGCTGCGCGAGAAAGACCGCGCGGCGCGCGCCGCCAAAGAAGCGGCCACGCGCAAGGGCCTGATCGGCAGCGGCGACCGCAGCGACCGCATTCGCACCTACAACTTCCCGCAGGGCCGGCTCACCGACCACCGCATCAACCTCACGCTCTACCAGTTGCTCAGCGTGATGGAGGGCGAGATCGACGAGGTGATCCACGCGCTGCAGGTGGCGCGCGGCGCCGAGCTGCTGGCCGAGCTCGAACAAGGCCAGGCATGA
- the hemA gene encoding glutamyl-tRNA reductase, which produces MSVWTLGINHQTAPLDLRGRFAFALDQIQPTLHQLRSRLPRQPEATLLSTCNRTELYGAGDPTALDPTLDWLAQTGGVSPQVLREHAYVLRDGQAARHAFRVASGLDSMVLGEAQILGQMKDAVRVADEAGALGTTLHQLFQRSFAVAKQVRSSTEIGAHSISMTAAAVRLASQLFEDLREIRVLFVGAGEMIELAATHFAARTPKAMAIANRTMERGEKLAGRFGAQVMRLADVPDRLHEFDAVVSCTASTLPIIGLGAVERALKKRKHRPMFMVDLAVPRDIEAEVKGLDDIYLYTVDDLAHVVQTGKEHRQAAVAQAEAIIDAGVLSFMHWMERRDPNNGVIPLIQQINAQADAWRAHELARAKRLLARGEPVEAVLEALSKGLTQKMLHGTLAELHSGDAAARAATAETVSRLFLREGAPPREPRA; this is translated from the coding sequence ATGTCTGTCTGGACGCTCGGCATCAACCACCAGACGGCCCCGCTCGATCTGCGGGGCCGTTTCGCGTTTGCGCTCGACCAGATCCAGCCCACGCTGCACCAGTTGCGCAGCCGCCTGCCGCGCCAGCCCGAGGCCACGCTGCTGTCCACCTGCAACCGCACCGAGCTTTACGGCGCCGGTGATCCCACCGCCCTCGACCCCACGCTCGACTGGCTCGCCCAGACCGGCGGCGTGAGCCCGCAGGTGCTGCGCGAGCACGCCTACGTGCTGCGCGACGGGCAGGCCGCGCGCCATGCGTTCCGCGTGGCCAGCGGCCTCGACAGCATGGTGCTGGGCGAGGCCCAGATCCTGGGCCAGATGAAAGACGCGGTGCGCGTGGCCGACGAAGCCGGCGCGCTCGGTACCACGCTGCACCAGCTGTTCCAGCGCTCGTTCGCGGTGGCCAAGCAGGTGCGCAGTTCCACCGAAATCGGCGCCCATTCCATCAGCATGACCGCCGCGGCGGTGCGCCTGGCCTCGCAGCTGTTCGAAGACCTGCGCGAGATCCGCGTGCTGTTCGTGGGCGCGGGCGAGATGATCGAGCTCGCGGCCACGCACTTCGCGGCCCGCACGCCCAAGGCGATGGCGATCGCCAACCGCACCATGGAGCGCGGCGAGAAGCTCGCGGGCCGCTTCGGCGCCCAGGTGATGCGCCTGGCCGACGTGCCCGACCGCCTGCACGAATTCGACGCCGTGGTGAGCTGCACCGCGAGCACCCTGCCCATCATCGGCCTGGGTGCGGTGGAGCGCGCGCTCAAGAAGCGCAAGCACCGGCCCATGTTCATGGTCGACCTGGCCGTGCCGCGCGACATCGAGGCCGAGGTCAAGGGCCTGGACGACATCTACCTCTACACCGTCGACGACCTCGCCCACGTGGTGCAGACCGGCAAGGAGCACCGCCAGGCCGCGGTGGCACAGGCCGAAGCCATCATCGACGCCGGTGTGCTCAGCTTCATGCACTGGATGGAGCGGCGCGACCCCAACAACGGCGTGATCCCGCTGATCCAGCAGATCAATGCCCAGGCCGATGCCTGGCGCGCCCACGAACTCGCGCGCGCCAAGCGTCTGCTCGCGCGCGGCGAACCCGTGGAGGCCGTGCTCGAGGCCCTGTCCAAGGGGCTCACGCAGAAGATGCTGCACGGCACCCTGGCCGAGTTGCACAGTGGCGACGCGGCCGCGCGCGCCGCCACGGCCGAAACCGTCTCGCGCCTGTTCCTGCGCGAAGGCGCGCCCCCGCGCGAGCCGCGCGCCTAG
- the ugpQ gene encoding glycerophosphodiester phosphodiesterase, producing the protein MPAPAPWPYPLWIAHRGAGKLAPENTLAAFRLGAAHGYRMYECDAKLSADGVVFLLHDATLERTTNGQGTAGERPWTELSRLDAGGWHSRAYAGEPPATLASIARHCLAHRHWLNIEIKPTPGQELETGRVVAAEAQRLWVRQPDRPPLLTSFRPESLLGARQAAPDLPRGLLLDTLWDGWLDVARELGVRALVCNHALWDRALVRIARGEGWRMLAYTVNDEWAAERLIDLGLDGIITDRVDLFAPVS; encoded by the coding sequence ATGCCCGCCCCCGCCCCCTGGCCCTACCCACTCTGGATCGCCCACCGCGGCGCGGGCAAGCTCGCGCCCGAGAACACGCTCGCGGCCTTCCGCCTCGGCGCGGCGCACGGCTACCGCATGTACGAATGCGACGCCAAGCTCAGCGCCGACGGCGTGGTGTTCCTGCTGCACGACGCCACGCTCGAGCGCACCACCAATGGCCAGGGCACCGCCGGTGAACGCCCCTGGACCGAGTTGAGCCGGCTCGATGCCGGCGGCTGGCATTCGCGCGCCTACGCGGGCGAGCCGCCGGCCACGCTGGCGTCCATCGCACGCCACTGCCTGGCGCACCGGCACTGGCTCAACATCGAGATCAAGCCCACGCCGGGTCAGGAGCTCGAAACCGGCCGCGTGGTGGCGGCCGAGGCACAGCGCCTGTGGGTGCGCCAGCCCGACCGGCCGCCGCTGCTGACCTCGTTCCGCCCCGAGTCGCTGCTGGGCGCGCGCCAGGCCGCGCCCGACCTGCCGCGCGGCCTGCTGCTCGACACGCTGTGGGACGGCTGGCTTGACGTGGCGCGCGAGCTCGGCGTTCGCGCCCTGGTGTGCAACCACGCGCTCTGGGACCGGGCCCTGGTGCGCATCGCGCGCGGCGAGGGCTGGCGCATGCTGGCCTACACGGTGAACGACGAGTGGGCGGCCGAGCGCCTGATCGACCTCGGGCTGGACGGCATCATCACCGACCGGGTGGACCTGTTCGCACCGGTGAGCTGA